One Cyanobacterium sp. T60_A2020_053 DNA segment encodes these proteins:
- a CDS encoding N-acetylmannosamine-6-phosphate 2-epimerase yields the protein MILSKLKSSLIVSCQAPSDSPLYQPEIIALMAKTAVYRGAKGVRIDSPSHIQAVRQLLPDTPIIGLWKQTNLNSSVYITPRFADAVAVSEAGADIIAIDATNRSRPEGEDLGEIISKIKTQLGKLVMADVDTLHNAFQAVAKGADFVGTTLYGYTEETRHLTPPNFDLVAQLKAKLDCPVICEGGIKTPQQAQMAMVEGAFAVVVGTAITGIDLQTQAYVNFLK from the coding sequence ATGATCTTATCCAAACTAAAATCAAGTTTAATCGTCTCCTGCCAAGCGCCCTCCGACTCACCGTTATATCAACCCGAAATAATCGCGCTGATGGCAAAAACTGCGGTATATCGTGGCGCTAAAGGAGTAAGAATTGATAGCCCTAGTCATATCCAAGCGGTGCGTCAACTATTGCCAGATACCCCCATTATTGGCTTATGGAAACAAACCAATCTCAATTCCTCTGTTTATATTACCCCTCGTTTTGCCGATGCGGTGGCGGTGAGTGAAGCTGGGGCGGATATTATCGCCATTGATGCTACTAATCGCAGTCGCCCTGAGGGGGAAGATTTGGGCGAGATAATCAGTAAAATTAAAACTCAGTTAGGTAAGTTAGTGATGGCTGATGTGGATACCCTCCATAATGCCTTCCAAGCCGTGGCGAAGGGCGCTGATTTTGTGGGTACAACCCTTTATGGTTACACTGAGGAAACCCGACATCTTACTCCCCCTAATTTTGATTTGGTGGCGCAGTTGAAGGCTAAACTTGATTGCCCCGTTATTTGTGAAGGTGGTATTAAAACCCCCCAACAAGCACAAATGGCTATGGTGGAGGGCGCTTTTGCGGTGGTAGTCGGCACTGCTATTACAGGGATTGACTTACAAACTCAGGCTTATGTTAATTTCCTCAAGTGA